The window TAGATCAACTGGTATTTATTACTGCTAAATGCATCCTTGCTTCACATATCTTCTCTCTATGGTTCTTGCATGCTATCAATCATTActatgacttttttttttttggcttcaaTACAAAAATAACCTTCTTGTACACATTTTGAGGTTTTACCATAAAATTGCAACacaattttttataatgaaGTGAAATGCACGAGGGAGGGTAGGAAAAACAGAATTATGAACTATTTGAACTAGAGAAATGTTGgaaaaaaacttgaaaaaaaagtgAGAAATGATAGTTCCTGCTATGTGTGTTTAAAAACGTATTTATCATGCAATCTCTTTGTTATGTAAAAGATAATGATGAGAATTTCCTCAATTAGTTAATTACTTTTCGTTGatatttgtcaaaaaaaaattaaatcatcttttttatgatttaaacccaaaacttACTAAATCATGATGTTTATGTGTTATGCCTTTGACTTCCGTAGGCAATGATGCTTAGCTTTATCTCATCCTACAAGTATCCCTGCTAGATATCATGTAAAAACTGAATTTCAGGAGTGGCATCTCTTGTTCTATGTTACTTCCATGTTTTCGTATTCTTATATATTCTGAGCTTCATCGGTTCCGTTATTTCAATGGTTTTGCTACTGTCGGTGGTAACCGGGTAAGTCTTggagttcttttttttttgctaccCTTTGTTCCGGGGATTGATGGGTTTCTTCCAGTTTCAATTTGCTAAACAAAAGGCACATTCTTTCCCCAGTTTTAGAAAGCTTTGGTTAGCCAATTAATGACTTCAATCTTCTCTGGAACTTAAAAGTAGCTAATTGCACTTTTTTCTTAGTAAAAGCTGAAACCATTTTTTGACTAATTTTTATCAATACAAATGCTTGAAAATTCAAGACCCTTCTAATCTTTACAATGATTTAATCAGTTTTGGATTTAAACCCTAAATCAAACACatgatttaatcaattttgagTTTAAACCCTAAATCAAACgatttaatttgtttagaCACAAAACTATTTGTTTCATCAAATTAGGAAGAcagtaattaaattttttatttttattttttaaatcgtTAAAccaattatttttgaatatgtgAATACGTAAACAGATAAACACATAATTCTTAATCAACAAAATACTACGTCAACTCAACTGCTATGACATCATCAAAATGACCATGCAGGAGATAATAAGGTAGTGTCAACTGTATTaattgaatgcaataaaaagataaaaatttaattaacttttttagCATAGTTCAAAGACTTATTTAGGTATTTAGTCTTGCTTAATtgattattcaatttcaattctaaaaagtaaaaacccatattaatttttaaaaaaaaaaaaaagagaacaaaatatatagatccattaaaaatttgaaaaataaaaaatatttatatttaataataatattaagtaaatttcacatatatccCTTAGAGGTATTCGTTCAATCCTttcaattaaaactaaaaccGAATTATCTGAATTAATATCTTTCTTAATCGAATATCAAATTGAAATCTTATACAATTGAATCATATTCGATCGAGATATTTTGAATAATTGtacaataatttcaaaataaaaactataAATATTCATGACTTTagttaagaaaaaatattagCTGTTcataaacatcaaaatataaatctagCAATCAAAAATTCTAATCACATTTAATCACTTTCATCAAAAGAAGGTTCACCGACTAGAATGCCAAGAACCCAAAAGTTTACAGTTCCTAAGAAGGTGCACTGACTAGAATGCAGGTGCTCTCCTAACAGGGTTTACAGTTCCCTGCAATCCCCTTATGAATGGAGGAGTGAAGACAGAATAAATGGTCAATgtaaaacagaaaaagaaaaggaaaaaagagaagggAGGGGTGGCCATGTTATAGGTTTGTGATTTTAAAATCACACTTGGAAAGAAATGATCCACAAATAAGATAGCTTTCCTGAAATTCATGTCTGAATCTCATAAGTCAAAAGACAAAGCTCTCAGGTACTGACTTTTTTATGCTTTATCAAGTATTCTATGTAGTTGGAATGCATATAAATCTTTACAGCAAGTGAATCAGCTAATTTCCTCCAAAAATTGACAAGATAAATGAGTAGAAAAAGGAGGGGAAAACGCAACAACTAGCCATTATCATTAAAGTTTCTTCAAGAAGTAATTcacaattaaatattttatcccaaatgCCGTGGAGAAATTATAGAGGGAATTATCATGAACTGTATGGACAGATACAAAGAAGtctcaaattcattttcattcatgataaatatggGAAAAGAAGAATTGAGTGAAGcaaacaatagaaaaagatAAAGTGAGAGTCCAGTAATCTATATATTTTAACGCTCCACGAGGGgttgagattttaaaatacaaaataactTTACCACAGTTTTGAATTGGATTCACAACTTCAATCTTCTCGAGACTGGACTAATGCATCATCTATTATGATATTTGGAATATGGGAAATCTTGGACCACTCATGTCTGCTATCCTCAGCACATCTTTCCTTCAACTTGGGACAATCATAAAGCCTCAGTGTCTGTAATTTGGTCAGGTGCTGCATGGTTTCTAGAGGAGGAACATGCATCAGATTCTTGCATCTCCGGAATTCAAGTTCTCGAAGAGATGAGAGGTTTCCCAGCCACATTGGCATAGCTTCCACTTCATTGAAGTCCCTTATGTCCAAAGATGTAAGGGAAGTGAGGTATTGAAGTTGATACGGTAGAGCCTTTAGTTTTTCCCACCCATATAACCGCAAATCTTCAAGGGACAAATTGAGGCTCTGGATGGAACCAAAACCAGGGAATTCCTCCAGTTTTTCCAAAAAACCACCAATCCTCAACACCTTCAACTGTGTGAGGTGGCATAGACTAGCTGGAATGGATGTCAATTTTCCACAAAATGTGATTCCTAAAGAGCGGAGAGAATGCAATTTACCTAGATCTTCTGGAAGAGAGATCAACTTGGGGCAGTTGCTTATCCTCAAAACTTCAAGACAAGTGCATGAGCACAGCCCACTTGGCAGGCATGTTAACCCTCCACATCCAGAAATTTCTAGTTTTGTAAGAGAGCAGAGCATATTCATGCCGGGAATGGACATCAGACTAGAGCATTCCCATATAGATAATTCTTTGAGACATGTGGACGCAGATAGACCATCTCCTATAAAACTCAATTGCTCACACCATCTAATATCAAGCTTCTGAAGACATGAATATCCACTCATTATTGGAACACTTTTCAACTTTGGACACCTCCAAATAATCAACTCCTCAAGGCAAGGAAACACCAACACCTGTGCTCTTCCAATCATTGCTGCCTCCACCTCTTCCACCCATTCCTCTAGGTTGCTCATCTCCTTCAAAGTGAATTTTCTCAATGCTGGGAACAGTGACAAAGCCTCCTGCCCACCACACATACTGTCATTAAGATAAAATTCAATACCAATGTACTTCACGTTCTCCAATCCATCGATTGTAAGAACTTTAAGATTGCGCAGTTGCCCAATGGTTGGAATGTTTTGGCATTTCCTGCAATTGATTAAGTTTAAATTCACCAAATTGTTGAGCAAAAGTGAATCACCAACAATCTGTGCCTTTGTCGATATCCATGATGGAAAGTTGTCTCCTGCATAACCCGTAATAGTTAaacttttcaaattcaagtGAGGCTGAAGACCTTCCAACACATCTTCATCATTATTCAGCCCTTCTCTATGAGACTGCCAGACAAATTCCAACTtgtatatttttgtcttttcttggAGTTTAGCTCCTCTGGCTTCGTCTTTGTCTCTAACATACTCAAGATTAGATATCTTTAACTCTCCTCTCAGTTGGCTTAAGCATCCCAATTCTTCAATTTGATTTCCCATTTCTCTACCCACAGAAAATAATGGCAACGTCTGAAGACAGGTTAACTGCCCAATCTCCACAGGCATAAGCATTGGatcattgaaaaaaatgtGCCTCAAGCTAACTAAATCTCTCATTTCTTTAGGGAGATTTTGAAGGCAAAAGCAGCACATGAATCTTAATGTCTGCAGATTATAAAGCTTAGTGATGGATTCGGGTATTGCTCTGATGTTGGTCCAGGAGATGTCAAAGTACCTCAAGTGCCTTAAACTTCCAAGTGAAGCAGGCAACTCTTCAATATAAGCACCCTCAAAATTCAGAACTCGTAAACTTTTAAAGTCACCTGAAAGGTTATGGAAGATATCAAACTTTGAAAACAAAGAGTGCAATTTCTGCTTAGTAGCTCTGGAAACTTCTGGCACCATTTCTCCCTCACTAATGACGTTCAGATGATGAACACGAGAAAAATCACCTACACAATCAGTCTTCAAGGTCACTGTTTCAGATTTTGAAACATACAGTGCAAGGTCATGAACTAAATCATGCATTTTGCAAGTTGTAATATTGCCGTACATATCCCTTTCTGCATCTTGAAATAAAGAGTTCGACAATAAGTCATTGAAGTACTTGTTTCCAATATCCTCCATCAGCGCAAGACTTCTGTCACAGGGACTACTTTCTTCAGATGGCTGAAGAAACCCTTGAGCCATCCAAAGCTGAATCAGTTGATCCCTTTCAATCTCATGAtcttttgggaaaattgaacaaTATGCAAAACATTGTTTCAAACTATAAGGCAAATTATCAAAACTCAACTTCAAAGTAGGTAAAACTTCATTGTTGTTTTTTAACTTCCAAGCATCACTATTTTTAATCGACAACCATGCatctttttccaatttaaAGCCCATAGTTCCTCCTAAAATGCTTGCAACAAGGGGCACACCACCACATCTTTTTGCAATTGCCCTCCCAATGTCCTCCAATTCTGAACTCACCAACTCTCCTGTTTTACCAAATGCTCTTTCCTTGATAATTGACCAACAATCATCATCTGATAACTTTTCTAGGTGATGCGTATGCCATGCAAATGTCTCCATTATGGATGCCACATTTTGACTACGTGTTGTGACAACAATACTGTTTGCATTATTATTAATCTTTGATAAACGACTCCTCAATCTAACCCATTTCTCACGATCCTCATTCCATACATCATCAAGAACTAAAAGGAATCTTTGCCCTTCCAGCTCTTTTCTAAGGTTTTGAATTATTGCATTAATATTACTCAATCCTCCTGCACCTCTATCAAGGGATTCCAACATTCCCCCTAAAATCTTTTGGTCACTAAAATTATCAGATAAACATACCCACATTACCgcatcaaatatatttttctcttctaCTACTTTGCACACTGATTTTGCCAAAGTTGTCTTTCCAATGCCTGCCATACCCACTATAGAAATGACAGAAATAGCTTGTTGGCCACTTAAGCTAATCAACATGTCCACAATCTTGGAGACATCATCTTTCCTTCCTACAACTTCTGAATCAAGGATGGAATCAGTCTCATAGTCTCGGCTAATTTGGGGAACCCCGTCTACAGTTCCAACTCTAAGTCCAAAACCAGCCGCATCagattttatttgaattagagATTCATTtatcttcttaattttattagcaattttgaaagaaaatgtcACAGGCTTGTAGAAATGAAAGTAGCAGACCTTTGTCCCCAGCTGGTTCTGATATTTTACCTTCCTTCTGAGAATTTCATAAGCAAACTCGTCGAGCACATCATCAGCCTCATAAGCAATATCTCTGAGCCTCTCCAGCCAAAGTCGCACAGCCTTGTCCCTCACTTGCCTTCCATCCGCATCCTGCAGCACAGCCTGGATCATAGTAAGTGAGTCAAGAAGCCTTGCCAGCCCTTTCTTGAAACCCCAGGCGAGATTGATCTGTTCACCGGCAATAGAGATCACCTTGGATAATGTTGCCCTTATAGCAAAACTGAGCAAAGCTTCAGCCATCTTTATGCTTTGATGCTCCTAAGTTGATTCTGAAATTCTTAAAATCactaaaaaagaataatagaGGAAAGAATGATGCAATTGTAGTTCTAGAGCTTAAAGAGAATTGGCTTTATACCAGGGAAAGTGGTTAGATGTGGGAAAGGAGGGAGGGTCAAAGAAAGCGTCAGTCAATAAGATAAAGACTTGAATTTTGGGTGAAAGAATGACGGGAAAGCGTCTTTAGATAAGTGACAGCCACAATTGCTACACCCTGTTTTATAAGTATAGAAATGCAATCATCTTTGTTATGTTCTTCATGGATTCGAGAAGAGTTTGAAATCAATATGTTAAAGATTATATAAGTTATAGCAAAGCCACAAAGCATGGAGCATGGCTGTTCCATGGAGGATCATGCCTCAATcaataaaaagaatatgaCCCGTACTGGTTGAACCCGTAATCATCGAGGAAAATGGAGTAATGATTGAAGACAAACGTGCAGGAAAGCTTACTagcatttataaattttagcTATTCTTTCAATCAAGCA is drawn from Theobroma cacao cultivar B97-61/B2 chromosome 4, Criollo_cocoa_genome_V2, whole genome shotgun sequence and contains these coding sequences:
- the LOC18602317 gene encoding putative disease resistance protein RGA3; translated protein: MAEALLSFAIRATLSKVISIAGEQINLAWGFKKGLARLLDSLTMIQAVLQDADGRQVRDKAVRLWLERLRDIAYEADDVLDEFAYEILRRKVKYQNQLGTKVCYFHFYKPVTFSFKIANKIKKINESLIQIKSDAAGFGLRVGTVDGVPQISRDYETDSILDSEVVGRKDDVSKIVDMLISLSGQQAISVISIVGMAGIGKTTLAKSVCKVVEEKNIFDAVMWVCLSDNFSDQKILGGMLESLDRGAGGLSNINAIIQNLRKELEGQRFLLVLDDVWNEDREKWVRLRSRLSKINNNANSIVVTTRSQNVASIMETFAWHTHHLEKLSDDDCWSIIKERAFGKTGELVSSELEDIGRAIAKRCGGVPLVASILGGTMGFKLEKDAWLSIKNSDAWKLKNNNEVLPTLKLSFDNLPYSLKQCFAYCSIFPKDHEIERDQLIQLWMAQGFLQPSEESSPCDRSLALMEDIGNKYFNDLLSNSLFQDAERDMYGNITTCKMHDLVHDLALYVSKSETVTLKTDCVGDFSRVHHLNVISEGEMVPEVSRATKQKLHSLFSKFDIFHNLSGDFKSLRVLNFEGAYIEELPASLGSLRHLRYFDISWTNIRAIPESITKLYNLQTLRFMCCFCLQNLPKEMRDLVSLRHIFFNDPMLMPVEIGQLTCLQTLPLFSVGREMGNQIEELGCLSQLRGELKISNLEYVRDKDEARGAKLQEKTKIYKLEFVWQSHREGLNNDEDVLEGLQPHLNLKSLTITGYAGDNFPSWISTKAQIVGDSLLLNNLVNLNLINCRKCQNIPTIGQLRNLKVLTIDGLENVKYIGIEFYLNDSMCGGQEALSLFPALRKFTLKEMSNLEEWVEEVEAAMIGRAQVLVFPCLEELIIWRCPKLKSVPIMSGYSCLQKLDIRWCEQLSFIGDGLSASTCLKELSIWECSSLMSIPGMNMLCSLTKLEISGCGGLTCLPSGLCSCTCLEVLRISNCPKLISLPEDLGKLHSLRSLGITFCGKLTSIPASLCHLTQLKVLRIGGFLEKLEEFPGFGSIQSLNLSLEDLRLYGWEKLKALPYQLQYLTSLTSLDIRDFNEVEAMPMWLGNLSSLRELEFRRCKNLMHVPPLETMQHLTKLQTLRLYDCPKLKERCAEDSRHEWSKISHIPNIIIDDALVQSRED